The Amblyomma americanum isolate KBUSLIRL-KWMA chromosome 2, ASM5285725v1, whole genome shotgun sequence genome contains the following window.
GTTACAAGCCGAAAAGCAAAAACGCGCGCGAAGGACCGAACACCTCTGGAAATACGCAGACATAAAGCAAACTGTACAAGTGCACACAGAACTGACAAACTGTGGCTCACTCCTAGCATCAGTACATTCCCATACACCGCTTTCTTTACAGGAAGCTGCTGCAATGCAAGGCCGGTCTCACCTATAGTACATCCCAAGTTAGCCTGCTACTTTGTCAGCGATATCGAGGGCACATTGGCGTCCGTACACACGGAAGGCATTGCTGATGTCTTTTAATGCTATGGCTAAGCAGCGATAGCTAAGTAGCTCGAAAGGCGGCCTGTAGCCTCGCACTTTGTCGGGgagtgaaataaaagaaatatacCGAGTGAGATCAGAAACCGCGGCGGCATGAACAGATCGGCGTCATTGGTCTCTGCATTATgccactacgctatcgccgctTTTTTTCAACGATATTTATTAGTGGTTGGAATTCATTGTACATGAATTATGTACAAACAATCGGGGGAAAACAGAGGCAAATCAACACGATGCATAATACGACACACCGAAGAAAAAAGGCAATGAAGAGCACAGCATTTAGAGTGAGCGCCACTCCAGTTCGAACTCGGCCTGGAGCCTGGGCATACACTTCGTTTAGAAGAACAATCATTTTACTGAAGTCGTCTTGGCAGGAACAACAGATTCATAATGTCGGTTCATTATGCATGTTTTCCACAAACTATTATTCAGCACTTTGAACTGTCAGCAGCGACATTCTTGAACTTGATCGAACGCATTTAGTCTAGGGGAGGAGGAGCCCGAACGGAGATGGCAAGATGTTTTGTACAATCACTGCCACAGCCTAGGATACTCTTCCAGGCTGAGTTCCAACGACTGACGAGGTGACAATGGGCGAAATGGGAAACAAAAACAGGAACGCAATGCGAACCATCACGCCTTACCAAAACTTACCGCCATCCTGATTTTCCGAGAATTCGCAAAGCTCAATATACGCACAGAACGAATTGATCAACGAGAGGCAACAATAAATCTGAAGCCAAAGTAAGTTATGTCAATAGCATCCTTGTAAGTGCGGTGACAGTGCAGGCACCTACAGtggttgaccccccccccctttcctccatGGGAATTCCCGACTATTACAACCAACAAGACGACTACGTCTTAAAGAGAAGCCGAGAACTCGACCTCTGGTCCGTGTATGCCCAGGAACATGTATCGCATATACGGACGTGTCGATTATAGAAAAGGGCGGTAGAGCCGCAGCCACTAGCCCGACACACACAGATCTAAACGTACATCATTCATACGAATCAGGCCATCCGGACCCGCTTGTGATGGAACTGTATGCAATCCGCGATGCTATGGAGGCCATAAATAAAACAAAGTCTGTAACAGAAGTCCATATCAATACCGACTCCTTAGCAGCCGTAAAACAACTGAAAAGGGTGACAAAGACACTATGTGCAACTCGGGAGATTCATGCgcttaataataaaacaaagACACGCATCCAGATACACTGGACACAAGACTACGCTGAGAACGCTGAGCAGAGACAAGTAGACAACCTTACGCACCAAGTTCCGAACACTAATGCATCCCCACCAGGCTCCCTTTTGACGCCCGCTCCGCACTCCCCATCTTAGCACCCTCTTAAGGAAAAGTACACCTGCCCTCATTCCCCCGTGCACTTTTCCGCTCCCTCACAACTTACCGAGATTGGAGGAGGAGTTCCTTAGACGGATCAGGGCTGGGGCGGCCCTTACCCCTTCGGTCACATGCCGATGGGGCTCTGAAGGACCCACCACCTGCCCGAGGTGGATGTTCGCCACCTACTGTGGAGTTGTGCTTGGGACAAGGGCTTCAAGGACAAGAATTCCACAGGAAGAGGGACTAATGGAGACAAGGGAGGAGGATTTCTCCTAGTGGCTGACCAAAAACAATAGGAGCAGGAGCCTTCTCCGGTTCCTGTATGAAAACACTTTACATGAGTTTCTTCAGTATACAGCGAACCCAAGTTATGCCTTTACGACAAGTGTGTGGAAAAAAAGTCTCGCCCTTCTCTTTGGATGTCGTCGCCTGCGTCATATTCTGTCCGTGCGCAAGTCAGCCCAGAAAAGTACGCCGATACTTGCGCGTGTAAGCCGAAATTTGAAGCCATGACGGACTTACTAATCACAAAAATGGCACTTGCGCCATCTCGCAGGCATGCAGCAAATCCCTCGAAACAGCCGAAGATGCGACAGCTTTGACAGGGCGCTTTGAAGCGCCATCTCGCAAGCGTCCCACAAATCACAAGCATGGCGGTagctttgaataataataataattggttttttggggaaaggaaatggcgcagtatctgtcttatatatctttggacacctgaaccgcgccgtaagggaaggaataaaggagggagtgaaagaagaaaggaagaataggtgccgtagtggagggctccggcataatttcgaccacctggggatctttaacgtgcactgacatcgcacagcacacgggcgccttagggtttttcctccataaaaacgcagccgccgcggtcgggttcgaacccggaaactccggatcagtagtcatcTCGCAAGCGTCCCACAAATCACAAGCCATGGCGGTagctttgaataataataataataataattggttttttggggaaaggaaatggcgcagtatctgtctcatatatatttggacacctgaaccgcgccgtaagggaagggataaaggagggagtgaaagaagaaaggaagaataggtgccgtagtggagggctccggcataatttcgaccacctggggatctttaacgtgcactgacagaaATTAAGTTATCGTTGGTGTGCATTAACTTGGTTAAtacggcgagttgggcgtgttggtacatggttttctgggaaagcagcgctgaacagacgaggacagagacgaggcgacaaggacgggcgctgaactgacaacaaattttattgaagggattcacacttataaacgtagtgtagctaccgttcgcgcatgctcagaaaagtcagctcttttggtgaaagggcgatagaggctgtgctgacgcagccctctcccaggctatatatctgatttgattctgctatttctctagtcatacgtacactgctctttctgattatggaggtgtcatcgagtgcatgagtacaatctaggcaagtgatacagtgacttgcgaggaagccttcaaaatcttttccctcgcgtgcatttttcacgttcaaggcatgctctcttaacctctcgttcacgcatctcccagtttggccaacatacgtctttccacaacttaacggaattttgtaaactacaccttctgtgcaatcaacataaggccgcctatgttcGGATCGCTTTGTACGCGTGAAGCAGAGGAGGCCTGTCAAATAGAGGCGCGGTATTCAGAATGAGAGAACTGACGGAAGCCACGTGACCCTATCTAGTAAAGAGTGTCATCCCTCTTCCTTGTTCAGCAAGCTGGGTTCAGATGTCGACAGCTGTGACTGTTTCCTTTAAGCTGAGTGTAAACACACAAACAAGTGGTGTAATAGGCACGGGCTCTTGGCTGTATCCCTGTGGCGGCAGTGGCTGCAAACGACGCTACTTGAGTTTGAACTCAGTCAGTAACGTTCTACAGGAACAACGCTGTCAGAGAAACGCTGAGGCTAACGCAGCGCACTTCAGTCTGCCACACTAGGCACACTTACTTGGAATGATTCAAACCGATTAACCTAGGCGCATTATCCTACGAATGTTGCAATAACTTTGGTGGCAATGAAGTAAATACACAAGTGTGGCATGAAGATTATTACTCGAATAATTGGCTTAATACTGATGATGAAAAACAAATAGGTTAAAGGCAGAAAGTTGATATCGTCGCAGCGACAATATTCTCAAAAGCGATGGAGTTCAGTACGCCCTGTGAGAGGCCGGCTGTCCGCTTGGAGCCAAAGGTCGCGTTCCCTTCATCAGTGCCCCTGAATAGATGCGAGAGAGCAGCCCTCGGTTTCCGGCACCAGGGCGAAGACGACCGCGGCAGCGAAGACCAGGACGACGCAGAACAAGACCGAGTCCCCGTAGCGGGCCGCCGCCAGCGCCCATGCGTCCAAATGAACGAGCATAAAGGCGAGCAGCCAACGGGCCGTCCAGGCGCCCGCCGCGCCCACTGCGCGCACTTGGTCCGGAAGCATCTCGGCCACCAGGAGCGCCGGCACGTGACCCAGACCCAGCGAGTAGCTGGTCAGCAGCAGACCCACGGCACCCACGCCAGGCCAGTTGGTCTCTTCGGGCGCCGCTTCGCGGGACCAGGTGCTGAGGCGCACGCGGGCCAAGGGTCAGCGTAAGCACGCAGTGTGGTTAAAAAGCGGGCGCCAGTAAAACGAAATACTCACAGGATGACTATATTGTGTAACGTGAGATTCTGCGACAGCTGTTCGTGGTGGTCAATCCAATAATGTTTAATTCAGCACTATAGAGAGTTCTATCCCATATTCATCACTATGTACATTGCGCGTTACGTAACCATGCTGTCACTGGGGATGTAACTGTGTTCTAACTACTCAGCCGCTGCTTGGCGCGTTGCAGTGGCGTCGTGCACACTGCCTGTATATCATTGCACACTGACAAAACAGCGTGGCACAGCTGGTGCCGTTGCTTCGCCTTCGCTGCCCTTTCCTCGTGGGACACCACCGTGTTACACCAACGCAGCAGAACCTGGAAACGCACTCTTGACAGCTATAGCTGTAGAAATGATCTCGACCTGTCACAACGACAGTGTTTCGTGCAGCATTTACTCTGCGGCTCCTCTCGGCGCAACAAAGGCAGCTATGTCTTGAAGACTGGTGACTGCAGTAGTACAGTCCATTCTGTTGCTAAATGTTATCGAACAGAATGCGTTGTTACGACGCCGTTCACGGCAAATTCACGTTCGAAAATACTACAACAACGTCTGCTGTGATGAGAAAAATCAGTTCAGTTTTTCGAATGGGACtacatgctaaaaaaaaacaattgcaaaacgtttcttataccgcgtttttttattttgtttattgctGTCAGCACCAAGCAGAAAATAGTAGAACAGCAAAGGATAGCCCATATTctgttcataaaaaaaaaacgatgatttGCTGTTTCTGCGAAAGCCTCCTCCATCGTGTTTCTGCCCTTTCTCATCACTAGAGAAGTCAAGAACACGCTTGGCTGTTCCAGTGTCAGCAGGCAGAGGATCTCAGTCAGACTTTCGCGTCTCAAGGCGAAATTGAAAACCGATGGGTGGTCAAGAGGAATAGCATCTCCTGCCCGAATACTAAAGCAGTGCTCAGCGTAGCGTCAGCACCTGAACGCGAGGTGGTCGAGGGGACGCAGCGTGGTGATGCACGCGGCCACCATGATGGCCGAGAGAAGCAGCAGGTGGCGACGTCCTGCGAGCCACGTGACCGAGGTGGAGGCCGCCGAGACGACCACGTGACCCGAGAGCAGCCAGAGGGCGGCCACGTGTGCCGCTGTCTTGTCAGCCACCAGTGCCTCCATCACTTGGACGGCCCTCAGGAGGATGAGCTGGGCGCACGAGAGGCACGGCACCAGCTGCACCAGGAGGCCCAGCGCGAGCCGCCTGCAGTTTGATGTCAGAGTGGCTTGAGCTTGACGCTGCAAGAGGACGCTGCCCTGGGCAAGTGCTCCACTGATACCGACGCCTTTCTTTCGTCCTCTTCTGCTTGGCATGTAGTCTAGGAATGAAGACGGCGTTTACGAagctacccgccgtggtggctcagtggttagggcgctcgactactgatccggagttcccgggttcgaacccgaccgcggcggctgcgtttttatggagaaaaaacgctaaggcacccgtgtgctgtgcgatgtcagtgcgcattaaagatccccaggtggtcgaaattattccggagccctccactacggcacctcctccttcctttcttctttcactccctcccttatcccttccctaacggcgcggttcaggtgtccaacgatatatgagacagatactgcgccatttcctttccccagaaaccaattattattattattattacgaagcgcagcatcaagtaacctTAGGCCGTAAGTTCATGGCAGCCTCTAGGTCCTGAACATCAGTCTATATAAGCAAGGAATATGGGGAGCGTCAACCTTCTTGGGGGCGCATGCGCAAATTACGTTGGATATAGTAGGTCGGCAATAAAGACACGTGCCAGAAATCAGCTTATTTCACAGAAAATACGCGTGCATCTTGCCGCCTTTAGTGATAACGTGTCATGAAGGGGTACTGTAGACCATATATCGATTACAGCTATACCGCACGTAACCTTTGGTGCAACATTAACGTATCGAGACTTGGTAGAGCATGGCCATTAAAAGCGCTGTAAGAGATCTAGCAAAATTGCGTATCCTCCCTAGAGATGAATGCTGGGAGAACAACGTGCCACATCGTCATCACGTTAGCGCAGACACCACTAAAGCTGCCCACGTCAATTGTCTCCTCAGCTTGTTGGCTAGTTATCATTGCTGTAATCAGTGGGCGCAGCGCTGGGAAAGAGTTCAAACGATCTTCCAATTTTGAGGCAATGATGAAATTCGTACGGAAGTTGCCACCGAGACTGTTATCCACAGACTCACCGGTGGTATACGAACGAACGCGTTCTGCAGCTTTGAGCTGACCTGTACGGCGTCCAGCGGATTGAATGTTTCGAGGTGTAGCATTTGCGACCGTGGAAAAATTAGAATATTGCGCTGTTCGATACAAAACACCTTGTACTGCTCCCGGCTACCGCAAAACGGAAAGAACAACATCCTGATATAAATGGGTCTGTATAAGGTACTTTAATTTCTCTCGCATTCTAGGATGTTTTttagccaccacggtggctcagtgcttatggcgctcggcggctgacccgaaagacgcgggttcgatcctggccgctgcggtcgaatttcgatggaggcgaaattccagacaCGTCCGCTGGAGGAAGTGTTGGCGTCCAAGCAGCCCTTTCCTGCTTCAGGTGCGCCACAGAATACTCGCAATTTCCTCCTCTAATCACCTCTCTTTACTTGTCACTTGCTACGCTTTCCTACTGTCGGAGGACAATCTGATACTCTGAAGGACCACCGTTTAAATGTTCTTCGCATGAAATGCCCAGCCCTTACCAATTTCTTCGTTTCACCTAGGCTATAAGTAAGTGGTCTCTGTTCCACTGTGATGGCTGAGCGGACAGACCTGGCGGACGTCGGAGCCGGCACCCCGTCCCACGCCTTCCTGATCTCCACGGAGCCACGCAGCTTGAACTCGGCGGGCACTTCAGCGCCGTAGAGCCGGTAGAGCGCAGCCGAGGCCTCGCGCATCCTGCCGTGGCGCATGAGCCACTGGGGGCTGTCGAGCACGCGGCTCTGCAGGCACATGAGCAGCAGTGGCGGAAGCACGCACAGGCCGGCGTGAACCTCCCACGAGCACCAGTAGCCCAGCACGTAAGACAGCAGGATGCCTGCGCTCCTGGTCACCTGGAATTCATTCATTCGCTGCTAAGAGCACCCGCCTCCCCAGCACTACCAGATATGCGTACCACCTCGCCCATAAGTGCACCAACATCAAAGGCCAACCGGCCAAGGCCAACAACGTAAGCACACAGGAAACAGTTCCAAA
Protein-coding sequences here:
- the LOC144120452 gene encoding uncharacterized protein LOC144120452, which codes for MAMEALRKWKPAARGGTPATPSELSAGLPGGGHVTSCMLVACLASCAAGTTLGYASTAAASIEREPWYTLERRPPDNRWFADLLLLVAAPSSLVSGLLLDLVGNRTTLLLSAFGLLGSWMTLLFCTNTYSLFMARIMAGVFLGALSSCVGLHVADICPTRCRALFVGLVEVTRSAGILLSYVLGYWCSWEVHAGLCVLPPLLLMCLQSRVLDSPQWLMRHGRMREASAALYRLYGAEVPAEFKLRGSVEIRKAWDGVPAPTSARRLALGLLVQLVPCLSCAQLILLRAVQVMEALVADKTAAHVAALWLLSGHVVVSAASTSVTWLAGRRHLLLLSAIMVAACITTLRPLDHLAFSTWSREAAPEETNWPGVGAVGLLLTSYSLGLGHVPALLVAEMLPDQVRAVGAAGAWTARWLLAFMLVHLDAWALAAARYGDSVLFCVVLVFAAAVVFALVPETEGCSLASIQGH